Part of the Synechococcus sp. MU1617 genome, CCTTAACAATTGCTAAAGGACAAGGTATCAAGTGGAACCTTGCGGCTTTTTTACAACGACGTAGAACTCAAAAAGTTTTAATCCATCCCTATTTACTCAATGGAACTCACTTTCTTGGGCAACAAATATGCAAAGACAGAAACAGTATCTACGAGGCCAACAATCCAACTGAAATACATGGGAAAAAGCTATCGCGCTGAGCAAATCCAATCCGTTCGCAATTCTGTTGCTCTGACCTACCGCGGCGTCTCTTACTCCAAAGTCTAGGAAGGCGTTGGGCTGGGGCACTGAGAAGGCAGCCGACGTGACGGCATGACGCCACAGGATCGGCAAAAATGGCGCGATGAGACTTCTGATCACAGTCCTGATCGCGTCCAGTGCTTTGGCCTGGCCGGCAAAAAGTGCGGAACCTATCCCTCTCGTGGTGGTTCCCTTTGATGCCGCATGGGGATCGCGACGTCTTCCCGTTCAGCCCGCAGCGTTATTGCCGCCACCTCCAGTTCCCAGCCTGAATCAACGAACCGCAGTCAACGCTGAACCAAAACCGCAACGCCAACGCTGGTGCCGAGGCGGCTGCTGAACGCAGAAAGGCTGTCACCTGAACTCGTTCTGAGTAAACCGAATGGAGAAGCAATCCCATCGGGCGCTGACGATGCGACACGTGGCTCTATTGATGGCCAGCCTCCTTTTGGGATCCATGGCTCTTGCGGGCGGCAAGCGGGCCACAGCCCAAGGGCCGTCCAAGCAGTTCGCCACCGCTGAGGCGATGCGGGTGATCCCCAAAGGGGCAACGATTTCCGACACACACTGCAAAAGCATTGATGTGGGAGCCAGCAGCCGCTATCAGTGCACCATCACCTACAGCCCCTGAGCTGATCGATGAAAGGCTGGCGTGCTGCGTGTTGGAGCCTCGTCCTGTTGGGGATCCCGGCTGCGGGGCGCGCCGAATTTGATCAGTGCCGCCTAATCGATCAGGTGCTGAACCGCCTGGGCAACGCCATGGCGATCAATCGTTTGATCATTGCTGAAAGCGGTGACAGCACAGCCGTTGCTGCGGCCAGTGACGCTCTGGCTCAACAGAACGAGAGCTACCGGCGCACCAAACGCCAACGCTCCAAAGCCGGCTGCGACGGCTGGGAGCGGGACTGAATCAGTGAGTGCCTGCCTGACTCACCAAGGCCAGGCAAGCTGGTGAAACGCTGATCGAGAGACCTTGGCCGTCACCGTCTGCCAGAACTGCGGAAGCCGCCGGTTTCTTGCCGACCGATCCATGGCCGGTCGGCTGGTCTGTCAGAACTGCGGCCTGGCGGCCGGGAGCCGAGCCGGGCGTTCCGCACCGGGCAGCAGCCGTCGCAGCACCGGAACTAAAAAACGCTGGCTGGTGATCCTGCTGATCGCGGTAATCGTGCTGGTGGTGGTCACGTCGTGAGCAATTGCACCACCTCGGCCGTGTTCGCCGACAAGGGCTTGGCGGCCAACTGGTCAATGGCCTGACGCATGACGGTTTGGCGCTCGGGGCCGTAACTGCCGCAGCGGCTGAACACCTTGGCCATCCGTGACGCGGTGATCGGATTGCGGGAATCGACCGCTGCAATTTGCTCCGCCATGAACCGGTAACCACTGCCATCGGCGGCATGAAATGCCTGAACATTTGAGGTGAATCCACCGAGAACAGCGCGAAGGGAATTAGGCGCGAGGGGATCGAAGCGCGGGTGCTCCAAAAGCTGTTGAACCCGCTCCAAAGCGTTGGACCTGGGAGCTGATGCCTCCATCGCAAACCAGGCGTCCAGGATCACAGGCTTGTCCTGCCAACGGTCGTAGAACAGCGCCAACGCCTGCTCACGCTCAGCGCCTTCCAGCGGCAGCAAGGCCCGCAGGGCCCCACGCGCCAGGGTCATCGAGGGACCGGAAACCGCCGCCAACGCCTCCGCTTTAACCGTGGCATCGCCCGCCGCGGCAAGCCAGCGCCAGGCCAAGGCCGTCAGGGCACGGCCGCCCTGACCAGATGGCCAAGCCAAGGTCCAGTCAGCTCGGGCCAGCTCTAGGAGTCGGCGCAGGGACGACTGCAGTTGAACGCCCATCTCCTGAGACCACGCCCGAAAGGCTTGATCCAGCGCCAGCGGATCC contains:
- a CDS encoding DUF4278 domain-containing protein; the protein is MELTFLGNKYAKTETVSTRPTIQLKYMGKSYRAEQIQSVRNSVALTYRGVSYSKV
- a CDS encoding TFIIB-type zinc ribbon-containing protein, with amino-acid sequence MAVTVCQNCGSRRFLADRSMAGRLVCQNCGLAAGSRAGRSAPGSSRRSTGTKKRWLVILLIAVIVLVVVTS